The Fusarium poae strain DAOMC 252244 chromosome 2, whole genome shotgun sequence nucleotide sequence TTCACTAGGTTTTGTCACCTGGCGATACGAGGCATCAGTACCAGCCTCTGTCGGTGCCAGTGCCAGCGCAGTGCCAGTGCTAGCGACCGCGAGTGATTGCAACTCAAATGGGTTTTCACTTTttcttaactttttctttattatctctAACCTTTCAGCTCTTCTGAatttttcttctccttcttcatccCCCGTCCTTCGTCCGCCTCCTTCATCCGCGCACTTCGAGTTAGTACCTATCATCCGCATCGCCTGCGCTTTCTCACATCGCCTTGTACAGGAAGGAGCGATCTTCATCTTTTACCTTCCTTTCTACACCACCGCCTCTGCACTCATCTGGAATCGGTCCGCTCTGTCTTGTTGATTAATCTTCCAGTGTAGCCTAGCCTTCTGTTCTATTAGTAGGTAAGAATTATTCCTTCGGCAGGATTTGATTTGTTTTTGCAGACGTTTCACCTCGTCGCATGCAGAAGCTCGATACAAACTACATCACAACGTGCACCTTGGTTAAAAATGATAGCATTTTACACACGATTTGCTAATGACTTCTTATAGGCAGCGCCATGCCTAAACCTAAACCTCATCCCGTCTCTGGGGTGGACCTACCAACCTTGGGGCCATCGACCTCACCAGAAAAGGCCTTGGACCCAAGCAGAGTTCATGGTAGTCAGCAGCCGCCCAACCAGCGCGAAGCCTTCAATGCGTTCTATCCCAACGGATTACCCAATGTCTACAAGATGTTTCAGACCCCTGGCACCGACGGTGTCCGGCAGACGTATCTTGAAGACTATCTTCCTGTGGGATTTTACATGAATCCTCGCACTGAAGCTGGGGCTATCTTCTCTACACAATGTGGACAACAGCCTTTCCGCCGAGTGGACCAGCTGATGCCACAGCGTCGCGTTCACCTTTGGAACAAGGATGAAATCCAGTCCGTCTGTAACTCGCTTCGCAGGCTCTACTGGGGTCACATGAAGTACATGCAGAAACCCTCTTGCTGGGATGACTTGTGGACCTATTTCGATACCCACGACATCTACAACTATGGAGCCCTGAATCTCTGGAACGTGGTCAACCATCTCTATGATGAGAACCAAATCATCGCTGAGGACGTGAAAAAGACAACGGCCGTTGAAGTCGGCTTCTGGGCCGATTCATGGATGTACGTGGAGTCCAACTGCCAGAACCTCATAAACTGGGATGAAACTCAATCTATCATCTCACTTCTCAGTCAGGACGATTGGAATTCGATCGGTCGGATCCCAGCTGATGTTGTGGCGCTCGTTGAAAACGCGCTTACACACCGTCGCTCCCTGCTACTTGCTCCCGAAAAGCTAAGACTGGGTTCGGACGTGAAGCCAAATCATCTAATGCAGTCTTGCGCCGACGACGGCCTCGAAAACTGGCTTGGTATGTATAAATTATCAACAGCGCCACATATAACCTGAAGCTAATGAGATCACAGCTGGCCAACGCATCTTCGAACCCTCAGGCCTTCCGCCACCTCCAGCGGTCAACCCCCACCAAGCCTCGCCAACTTCCATGAAGGCTTCGGCGCCTGTTCTTGTATTAGAAGGTAAACACTACTATCAGTCGCCATCCGAAAAGCGCGTACCCAGCGCAGTGGAAGCCCTgcaccaatccgctgccgCCGCTGGACCTGTCGCTCACAGTAACAGCGGCGCAGTGTTGACGGAACAGACCAAGACGACCAACCCCGGGGAAATTCTTCAAGTATCACCTCAAACCATTTGCAAATCTACCGAGCCCTCTTGTTCTGTGCCATTCCTATCACCTGGTAATGGAGAAAACAACTACGTCGCTTCTAACTCATCAACGAAGCAAAAGAAGGGATCGTTTAAGAAACGCCGCGATCTAGAAGAGTTCGATGTACAAACCCCGACAAAAGCTGGGCGACGAGGTCGTGGCAACCCTCGGGCGACTCCAGGAGCTCACAATTCCACAGTGACAACGTCACTGCCAACATCGACCGCAATGGAATTTTCAACCCTGAGGACTCCTGAAAAGCAGACCAACAGTGGTACACAACAAACTGGTTTCAGCCCTTCTCTCGATGATCCGAACGCTGTTTAGCAACCAGCCCAGGCTATTTCGAGTCCTTCGAAGGAGGATGACACCGGAGGTAACAGCAAGCAAAGTGATGCCGAGTCTCAGGCTGCGCGACCAAATCAATCTTCTGGTCGCCTGGCCCCCCAGGAACACAAGAGCACACAGCCCCTTGGTGATGCGAACAGTCCCAAACGATTACAAAAACTGGAACCAAATTTCCATACCAACCACATGCCTGGAGCTCACGCAGAGGGGGCAGGACAGCCAAATCAGATGCACAATCCTCTGGGAATTACTTTCCACCCCTCTGGAACCTTCAATCAAGTGGCCCAAGGAGGGTACATTGCCCCTCAGGACAATGCCTCTAATGGAACGAGCTACCGTCATGTGAGCATGCAGCAACCATTTCTTCATCCAAAAGGTTGCCCACCCAACCGTGGTCGGAATCCCAACAACTCTTCCCGCCTGGAACGCTCCGAGCTGAACGACAATCGTTGGTATCAAAACAACGAGAACTTTAACACTACTCACTCAGGGTTCAGTCGTGGAGGTAATCAGCGTGGTGGACGCAAAGGGACAGGCCGTCGAGGTGGCCACAACCAGCGAAACGCAACAGCGCCTGTTACGCAACCACATGTTAGTTCCGACCCCTTCCAGAAGATGCGAGATGGAGGACTATGGAAGAACGGCAAGTGGCGCCGAGAAGGCTCGGATCCAATACAAGTGACGTGTCGGAACGTCCAGGATGGATATGCCATTAGAGACTACGTTCATTGCTCCTGCCAGATGTGCGAGGCTCGTAACCGATCTGTGCACGTCGCCGTGGAATCCCAACATGAAATGTCATCGGTAGATATGCAGTCACGGATCAAGTATGGTTTATCTAGGCGATACGGGCTTGTAGACGAAGTATACCCATTGCCTTCCAAGGAACCAGGACGCTTCATAGTCAGGTTTGTTGAAATCCCCGCCCTTCAGACAATCTGACTTGACTAACCAACTGCCACCAGGTTCAATAACCCTTCATCTGTTGGTGAAGCCCTAACGATGGGTGGTGGAAATATGCCCGAACACGCTCTATCGGTTACTTTCCACCCGGCTATGCGTTCCAAGTGGACACTCTCCGAGCAAGCACCGACTCGGGTGACCTCTAGCCAGGCCATTGACCAACATCCCTCTTCTGTGCCATTCTCTTCGTATCCATTTGGCCTCGTTGTGCCTGGTGTTTCGGCAGCTCACCAGATCCCACCTGGAATGCTTCATCCATCTGTGGCGAACCCAGCCAATGCGCGTATGTGGCCCAAGAGCAGTGGCCAACAAGCTTTCTCTGGATTTGTACAACCTCATACACTGAATCGACCATCTGTTGCTCCTCAGCTGATGACGAAACTACCTGATTTCGTTCCTGCCGTACATGGCTATCCTCAAGAGCAAACCTTTGTCCCGGGATCTACACACTTGGAGACTGTCGGCCAAACCCTCGGTGAGCCATTGCAAACAAAGCCGCCTGCTGAGGAAGCTTTGGAAGATATGCATCGCAATGATCTACATGGTTCCTACAGTCCAGAAAGCGACGGAAATGGGACTACTGGAACCAAAGCTCGTGTTTCATTGCCTAACACCCCCTCCAAGGCATCTCCAACCACGGAAGAAGCACACACAAGACAACCCACGGCCACAGAGAAGGGCGCGGATAGCCAGGCTAGTGTAGAGGTTGTGCATCCCCTTACACACACATCATCTGTCCCAGACAGCAGTGCGACCGGCCACAATCGCGTACCCAGCGTCTTCACTGAGAACGAAATCAAGGAAAGGCGCCAAGCGTGGGCAAAGATTCCCATGCCACTAAATCGTCACCGTTCTAGAAATTTTACACCAACTAAATCCAGCAGTGGCCCTGTCAAAGATGGCGATAACTGGCGGGTTTCAAAGGGTGATAAGCGCGAAGTGTACGGTGCTGAATCCGAACTGTCAACCCCGACCAAGAACGTGACATTCACTCCTGATACTGGCAGTGTTTATGAGCAATCTCCTCAGAAACCGGCATCTCCCACATGTGCGCAGAAGGACTCCATTGGCAAATCAACTGGACCGGCAGGACAAGAAACAACTATCGAAGAGAACGTCGATCAGGACAGGGGACTGGCTACTACCTCTTCTCAAACCGGCAAGAATGGATGCCAGAGCGAGCCAGATCAAACCCAAGTGCTCAAGCACATCGAACAAGACACTCCGTCAAAAGTTTCTGACACAAACCGGCGTTCAGACAACGGACAAGCTCAGCCAAAGGGAAAGGGGAAGGGTCCGAAATCGAagtcgaagaagaagaagtcaaaACATAAGATGATGTCTCAAGGCCACGAATCTAACTCTCACACGCCCCATCCCCATACGACCACTCAAGCTCCTCCGGGCGATTCTGAGAGTACGCGTCACGGCCTTACACCCATAATTGACTTGGATAATCAGCCGTTTGAGTCGTTCTCCCCTACAAAGCGGCACTATGACGACCCCGAACAACATTCTGCATCCGATCTTTCCAAACAAAGCAAGAATCAGGGAAACACCCAGCAAATTCCGCACGATGAATCGGACTCGCCCGATGAGGATGCCCGTAATCGTAAGGGATTCAGATTCGGCAGGGGAGGTTCGCTTCGTATGGGCAAGATACGTCGCCATGCCATCAAGACTGTGCCAGTACCTGCAGAGCAGTCCACAGACACCCAGATTTCTCTCCCTTCATCGGATTTTGCCTTTCAATGTCAGAGCGATTCTGCCTCTACTGCTTCACCAAGCTTACATGGGCCCGACAACAGTGCAACGAGCCGACTGAACCCCAAAGCACAGGAGTTTGTCTCACCACCCATGGACAAGCAAACAACACCAGATTCTGATGGAAACGAGAGCTTCGATAGGCTCACATCAGAAGATGCAACCAATCGCACGCGAAATGCCATTCAAGAACCACTGAAGTCTGGCCTGGGCGCAGCTCCTACCGACGACTCCATGCTTTCTGCGGTAGCTACTTCAGTCCCAAAACATCAACGGGCTCTATCGGAAGCGGCTCAGAAAGAGACCTTGGCAAATGACAAAGAGGGAGCGTGCCAGGACCATACAAAGACACCAGGAAAAGGCCCCAAGAGAGGAAAGGGCAAAGAAAGAGCCGCTACAATGGGCgcgaagaaagaaaagacagGGGGCACAGGGGAAGCAACCCAGGATTCACCTAGAACTCCCAAACAACCAATCACCAAAACCAGGAAGCCTGGCCTGATCAACGATGATTGGCCTCCTCTTTCAGCATCTCGGGATCGTGCCCCATCCAAGCCGCAGACACCCTCGGTCTGGGGCGCAAAGACGAAAGCTGTTGTGGAAAATGGTGACCTAGAACAGGGCTCTCCCGTTACCGAAGAATGAGCGATAGCCTTGACAAGGAACGAAGAACGATGAAATATGGGAGGGAATGGTATACAGCATATGAGGGCACAGATGCGTAAATTTTGGTATTCTTCACTGCTTGACTTAAGGTCAATATCATCATGGGGATTCTCAGGACAAAAAAGTGGTATGGATTTGTGGAACTTGCATTGAATGTGACAACTTGGATTGTCCATTAAGTACTTCATTGTATTTGTGTGGTTGCCATTCATTACGGTAATGATACACCAGACAAATGTAACAGTTGAGGAGAGGATAGTGCATTAAGCAAAATTCCAGAGTATGGTGCCTACCATTCTCATCCCTTTGTAGTCACGCTACAACATCCAGAAGTCGAGTGAGTTCTGTTGGTTGTAAGTAGTCTGACCTAATCAAATACGCTGGTCTTTGGAAAGCACCCTTTGTATAGCGACGCAAGTCGATCACGCAAGAGCGATTGACCCATGAGACGAGATATTTTGGTTTATAGTGGTGCAATACTCTTTTGTCGCATGCtgattttaatctttatgtACAATTCATCGTCGCGGAACCCGACTTCAAGGCCCCCACCCCCAAGCTCAAATATCTTTCACAAATAACAAGCAGTGATCATCTATTGAGCGGGTCGAACCAAGCTAGTAACAGTGTCCTCAATCTCTTTGTCAGAAAGACCCTCGAGGATCTGTGACTTCTCGACACCTCGCTCTATAGATGGTATGTTAGTATCGCCGGTCTTTGAGTGCGTGCCGTGCCGTGTCGTGGGAGCTGCAGATGGCTCGGGGGATACCGACCGTATCGGGCGAAGATCTTGGGCTGAGTGCCGGCGGCTTCACGAATGAGGATGGGAATGTTGGGGTTGTTGCGCTTCATGGTAGGATACGATCGAGTGATGAATGATCTGTGTCGGCACAAGTACAGTCAGTCTTGATGTCCCTCTAGCTGTGTATTCTTTCGGCGATGTTCTCCAATGTGTTGTGTGTTTCAATTTCTCTAATTGAATACTCGTCGTGTATGTTCGTGGTCGTTGCTCGGAACTGAATGGTTCAAACATACCGGAGGGCCGCGCTCTGCTCCGAAGTCTGACAAAAGAGGAATCGCACCTCGCGGAGAGATTTTGTGAAAGCGTACTTTGCCGACATGGTGAGGTGAAGGGAATTCGTTCAAGTCGTTGGACAGCGAGGGAGTCGTCGAGGTTGACCTTGAAGTGCCTATAGTGCTAAGTAATTGCGAGCTTGTGGTTGGCAAGGATCCTCAATGAGGTTCGGGCGGAATAAACTGAAGGCGGAGTGGCATAAAAACCAATGGCGTAATAATGTGAGCTACTACTTTGCATAATTAGTTTATGCACAAGCTCCGGTGCCGCTGACACATTTTCCCCCACGTTAAACTCCGGACGCACGATATCTCCGGTTTCCGGGCACTGCGCTTAGTGTCTCCAAAGAATAGATGGGAATTAGCGCACCATCCACTAAATCCACAGCCTGGAAAAGTTGTAGGTGGGTAAAaaggtacctactaggtTATCTCGGGGCGACAGCGACCGACCCTTGCCCCAACGCCTATTCTCAATCAAAGCTTCTTTCAATTGAACCTCGTCTTTTCGACTTGACTAGACTACCTTTTCAACTCGTCCCGCCCGAAGAAGCATCTCCTCTCCACCAAAAGATGTAAGTCAGTGATTGAATTTCTTGGATGCTGAAGTAATTGCGTCTTTTCTATTTTGCAGTTGTCGCAAAATATTTTGAATGCGCGCCAACTTGTTCCGACTACTAACCTAGATTTAATACCTGATTTTAACATTGGTACTGGTACTGATACTCAATAGCAACCATGGCCTCGTCCGCAAACACCCTCTTTCGCGCCTCGCGCCCTCTCTTCCGCCAGGCCACCATTGCCCAGCCTGCCCGCCAGGCTTTCCGCCAGCAGACCTTCCGACAGAACTTCTACCAGGGCAGCGGCCGTCGATGGCAGAGCACCGATGGCgcccaacagcagcaacagcagggCTGGTTCAAGCGCATGTATGAGAGCGAGGTTGGCTTCAAGACTGTGCACTTCTGGTGAGAGAGCATCCGAACCAATATCAAGATTGGATTGTGGAGCCGGGGTTTGCTAATATGGGTGGTTGTAGGGCTCCTGTCATGAAGGTTTGTTGACGATAATCACAACTCGCGATACCCCGCCTACGAAGACGGTTACATCGGTACAAACGATAAAGCACATATACTGACTTGGCTCGTCGCTTGTAGTGGGCTCTTGTCCTTGCCGGTATCTCCGATTTCGCTCGTCCCGCCGAGAAGCTCTCCTTCACCCAGAACCTCGCCCTTACTTGCACTGGTATCATCTGGACTCGCTGGTGCCTGATCATCAAGCCCAAGAACTACCTGTATGTACAATTCATTCTCTTAATATCCCAAACATTGACTCACACTCCACGACAGCCTTGCTGCCGTCAACTTCTTCCTCGGACTGGTTGGTGTCGTCCAGGTCTCCCGAATTCTCAAGTACGAgtccgagaagaagaagggcctACACGGTGTCGTTGAGGACATCAAGGCCGATGCTAAGGAGACTCTCGAGGAGGCTAAGCCTTAAATCAGTCCTTGAGCTTCGACAGACTAGACAATGGCCGTAAATTAACGTCTCTACTGGACATATCTCATGGTTTCTATTTCCACACCCTGCAACATCTCAACAGGTGCCGGTTGTGGAATCCTGGATTAAAACTGGACGCATTTACTGCTTAAAAGGAGGGGTTTCGGAAAGTCAAATTCCAGAGTCAGGGGATCTCTCGGAATAGGTAGTTGCTTTTTACTCGTACAGGTTAAGTAGAGTGATTATCCTGCAAAGAAGGGTTGGGCTCAACGCATAAATATGGTTAAGACACGTCTAGCCCCTGTAATTGTTGAGATGTAACGGTACGCTTGGGAGATATTTCGCACAAGTCGTCATAACCCGTCACAACAGTGACTTGCTATTATCCAAAACTAGGTATCTCCTCTAATATCGTTTAGGTATCATTCATGATGGGTTTCATAACACCAGCAACTTCCTTGCACCACCTATGAACGCCCTGCCACAAAGATCCTCCCTACGCCATAGATCCAATCATTAGACTATAGGGCCATAGAATATCAAGTGAGAAACTGGTCAATATGTACATGTACACGAGCAAAGAGAGCTCTCCTTCTTCTGACCATCCATCACACATCAACCTTGTGATTTCAGGACTGCTTTAAGATCTTGTTGCCACGCCAGGTGGGCCGAGACGTCTCATCAGGACGGATCTGTATCATTATATCAGCCGCTCGCTTCTTCCCTCTCACTTCTCCATGTGACCGTCATTCAAAAGCATCTCCAAAACAATTTGTCGACCTGGAAGCTCTGGGTGTGACATGGCAATCTTGACTGTGCCCTTTGACCCTTCACTACCTGCGCTCGAAGTCTGCACATAACCGTTACTGTGTGACTGTGGGTTCAGCGTGCTTCTTCCCGTAGGGCCCCGGACGCCGAGATCCAGAACACGCACGTCTCGCCCAGCTATGATCTGACGCAAGCGTCCGTTTTCCGCATTTCGCACCTCAACATAGTCATCGTTAAAGAGAAGCAGATATTGTCCGTACATGATCGCTCCACgagccttcttctgcttGCCCGTGTACTCCATGATAAGTGTGCGGCTGACGTCGCCGTGTTTGTCCACGTACACCGCACAGTCCTCATATGCCACGATAAATTCATTCTCGTTGAGTCTGAACATGCCCAGCGGCTTCTGATTCTGGATGCGGCTGGCAATGTTAGCGATAGCCGGTGCTTTGAGGTCAGGAATTGACATGGGTTGCTTCTTGTCTAGTGTGAGCATTTCTACTCCCTTGGCTGTTGCGACGGCAATGTATGTTTGAAACAGACTCAGGGAGTAGCACTCAGTTGGGAAGAAAAACTCGTCGAAATCACGGAATGTCTCTGCGGATCCCCCACTTGTCTTGCGTCCACCAAAGAGTCGCGACTTCTTTTCGGTAGACTTTTGGAAAATGGGCTCAAGAACCTTGAACGACGTGTGTAGACCTTCCTTGCGCTTGTAGAAAAGAAGCATTCTGTCCTTCATCTTAGCTGTGGCAAAATAAGTCACATCTTTAGCCAGTCTCTGCGGCGCTCGTCGAGGGTTGTCGTTGAGAGGAGCTGAGAAATCAGATACTGGAGCGATTACGTCCAGAGGATAGGAAATGAGGTTCCTGTCTGCAATGAGCACACAGACAGCAAACTCCTCGAGGACTGCGATTTGGGTCACGCGATTGGCTTGAACCGTCTAGAAAGAGTGTTAGTTGTGTCGAAGGAGGGGATAGGGATACTACATACCCTCTGCCATCCACGGGGATTCGATGGTTCTGATATGTAAACACCATAATCGGTTCCAATGGCGATCACGGACTTTCCAAAGGCAGTGAAGCTTGTGGCGCAGTTGACTTGGGCACGGCACACGGGAGCGACACCCTGAGCTGGTCCTAAGACACTTTCCAGCTCATGAATGGCCCGGTCGAGAGGGGTGCCCTTGACTGGTACGCTTGGAAATCTGGCATATATAGAGGTGTTGTCGTAATGGAAAGCAGCGTCCGCAAGCACTCGCAGTCTGAAGGGTTCGGCGTTCTGGGAGAAGAGAGCCTTGGCATGTCGTGTCTTGGTCTCGATAATCATGTTGCACCAGTCGGCTCGATCCTTGGCTGATGATGCATACAAGGTATATACTTCATGGCCCAAATGCTTGACTTTGAATGGGTACAAAATTCTACCTTCAGTGTCGTTGGAACCAGTCGGGGTCAGGGACGAGCCAAGAGAGGAGTTCGTAGCCACATGTTCCAGCCCAGGTCTGCCAGTATTTGCTCCTACTTTGTTAAGTTGAGTGGTAGAGGCAGACGCTGCTGTTGTCCTGCCTAGCGGAGCAGTGATGCCCTTTTGTTTCTGTACTGGCTCATCGTTGATACTCTCTGGGAATAGCATAGGCATCGGGATAGGCTGCGTTGTGTTAGTAACAGCACCACGGTGCCAGCTAGCAGATTTCACATACCTCTTTTGAAACATCATACTTCTTGTCCTTGCCCTCTTTTGGTGTCACTGTCTTTGCCAGAATCATGTAGTGATCGAAAAGCAAGGCATGCGTATCAACCCATCTGACTCCCTTTGATCCCATTCTTTGCAGGTCTCCTTGGAAGATCAGTTCACGGCCGAGATGGTCAAGATTCAACACAGAGTGGAAGCCTGGCCTTAGTACGAGCATTCTGTTTAGCTCCATCATTTGGACTctcttgttctgttctgCGACCTTGGCATCAGACTCCAGAGTCACCTGTCGAATTTCGGCAATAGCCTTCGCCAAGTTTGTCTTTTCCTCACTGTCGGTAACCATCTTGCCTTCGACactttcaagaagaagagtgtAACGTTGAAGGCGCTGAATTGGCGCAATCAAGTAATGAGTCCAGTCATGCTTAGATGAGACCTTCTGCTTTTGCATATCATCCAGAAATCGCTTGAAAAGAATGTTGCGATCGGCTTCCCTGCGAACCTGATAAACCGCATTGGGATAAGCCGAGGCATATTCAATGTAAACTGACTTGGCTTTTCTGATCCATTCTCGGAACAGGTCACTGAAGCCGATGATCCAAGGACCCTGCTCTTGTTGTCGATATTTGAGCTGCGACAACAAGTGATCTTTGTTAATCTCTTGCACTTCATCAAGCTTTCCGAACACCGTAAACAAGAACTTATCTCGTTTTTCGGGCTTTAAGATAGGAGGTTGCATCATGCGAAGTTGATCCCGGTAATATATGCGAAAGATATCCAGCTGCTTGATATAATTCTCCTCGCCAGTGACAATTTCATGGAGGATATTCTGTCGGTCAACTTCCTTCTTTGGCTTCGTTTCCCAGTCGGCCTTGCTGAGACCATAGAACACGTGCCATTCGTCAGCGGGCTTTGAGTCTTGGGACAACTCCTCCAGATCAACCTTCTTCAGGGTACGAGTGCAATGGTGTGAGTAGCATCGGCCGCCGATCTCTTCATCGTGCACCTTGGGAGCATAGCATCCAGAGCCTGTCAACTGCCACAAGACTCCAGAGATGTGTCCGTTTCCAATCTTGACCCATTCTTCTTCTGGTATAAGCATACCACGCTCCAACATCGATGTCACTACGTGCGTGCTGAGAACCTCGGCGTCTGCTACATTCATCATCGGTATCTTGCCGGTAAACAAGTTGATCAATGCTTCCTCGATTGACTTGCTCCTTAGATCCTGCTCGCCTTCTCCCATTTCGCGGATCCAGGCCTCAAGACCACTAAGCGCCCATGGCTCAGGGCATTTGCGGAAATCGGCTGCATTGAGTTTTGAAGGTATGAATTTCTTCTTTCGGCCGCTGGGTAGAGTGATTCCGTCAAAGGCTGCTATTGAGCCAGCAGGGGTCTCATATTCGGGGAAAGACTGGTTAGAAGGTACGTGCTGGTGACCGTGTCTGGCAAGTTTCCTCCGTTCTTCGGCGGCATCGGTTCTGGAGCGAGCGGGTGCTTGTACCTGAGGTGTGTGGCTGTGTCCGGCCAATGAAATGGATCGCTCGGGTTGCGGATTATAGGGCTGACCAGCAGTATAGTAAGCTTCAGGATCATTCGGCGCACCGAACCGTGAGTCTGAACTACGAGAGTATGCGTGCTGATACTGTTGGCGGTTGTTGGTCTGGACTGAGAGCATCGAGCTACTGTCGGACCCAGGTCCTGGAATAGCTGGCAGAGGTCGACTTGATAATCCCGGGTGATAAAATAGATCTTGTAGTTCATCCTTGCTCGGTGAGTCTGTGCCACTTTGTCGGGAGCGTAGTGATACACgctcatcttcctcgtcgaAACTCAATCGATGCTGTGTTGGTGGCTGTAAGCCCCCTGTGCCACCATAGTCCATCTCTGCTGTCTTGAACGCCGGCACGCTGTCACCTTGATCATACGCACGATTCAAGTAGCCCGGCGTAGGGAGAGGTCGACCAACATCTTGACCAGACGAGTTAGGAGGTGATCCTACATCTCCGCCGTAAGTTAAGGTGCCACCGAAACCACCGCCCAGCATTCCCAAGTCAACGCCGGCAAATTCGCTGTCGCTGCTGTGAGCTTGCTCCTCAGGGTGAGTGGTCAGTGTGTTGGTTGACATATTCGTAGATAATGAGTTGGTATGGGCGGGAGTATGGGCTGGCTCCGGGCTAGGGTCTGCCATGACGGGCATGTCTGTGTATCCAAACCCAGTGCTGAAACGCTGTTCATCAAGCTCAGCCTGTCGCATAGCCATCAGACCAGCCTCTCCATAcgcgtcgtcgtcgtcgtcatcttcggGTTCATAAGCGGTTCGACCAGTTCGTCCTGAA carries:
- a CDS encoding hypothetical protein (TransMembrane:1 (o127-148i)~BUSCO:56355at5125), which gives rise to MASSANTLFRASRPLFRQATIAQPARQAFRQQTFRQNFYQGSGRRWQSTDGAQQQQQQGWFKRMYESEVGFKTVHFWAPVMKWALVLAGISDFARPAEKLSFTQNLALTCTGIIWTRWCLIIKPKNYLLAAVNFFLGLVGVVQVSRILKYESEKKKGLHGVVEDIKADAKETLEEAKP
- a CDS encoding hypothetical protein (BUSCO:58347at5125) codes for the protein MSAKYAFTKSLREVRFLFCQTSEQSAALRSFITRSYPTMKRNNPNIPILIREAAGTQPKIFARYERGVEKSQILEGLSDKEIEDTVTSLVRPAQ
- a CDS encoding hypothetical protein (BUSCO:1198at5125): MSFRGDDQRRYGHVPPVRYPVAGRDQEYQQQQQQQQQQRPSPYEDLGRRASFNGGDDAAYLQQPTSRSPGFGSGEDELFIDNNSAARPGYGSTNSALSGYQHQYQDVPPTPTYSYNPQSFAQSSGFSRSTSTNALPYRNQSQTQPPSRYASNASSYTPQAYDPSAYASTNVPQRQGSYQGYNNYGQNYASQPSPGFSQSSGGYPQSAASPALSSGFDQPLRSPSTGGYDQAYSQYPGQLSNGGASFSNPSQPPYPTTAQMPVGPYYSPNEHNSLYNRASRSNSQASPIGSPSNAGSTSPGLQRHPTNAPLPSRPGDDELAWTAGHERITSDNLMQELELELGSSGQGYRPLPEPENGRYEEDFHGQQLQRFDSGATTIPNTASRTTSGRTGRTAYEPEDDDDDDAYGEAGLMAMRQAELDEQRFSTGFGYTDMPVMADPSPEPAHTPAHTNSLSTNMSTNTLTTHPEEQAHSSDSEFAGVDLGMLGGGFGGTLTYGGDVGSPPNSSGQDVGRPLPTPGYLNRAYDQGDSVPAFKTAEMDYGGTGGLQPPTQHRLSFDEEDERVSLRSRQSGTDSPSKDELQDLFYHPGLSSRPLPAIPGPGSDSSSMLSVQTNNRQQYQHAYSRSSDSRFGAPNDPEAYYTAGQPYNPQPERSISLAGHSHTPQVQAPARSRTDAAEERRKLARHGHQHVPSNQSFPEYETPAGSIAAFDGITLPSGRKKKFIPSKLNAADFRKCPEPWALSGLEAWIREMGEGEQDLRSKSIEEALINLFTGKIPMMNVADAEVLSTHVVTSMLERGMLIPEEEWVKIGNGHISGVLWQLTGSGCYAPKVHDEEIGGRCYSHHCTRTLKKVDLEELSQDSKPADEWHVFYGLSKADWETKPKKEVDRQNILHEIVTGEENYIKQLDIFRIYYRDQLRMMQPPILKPEKRDKFLFTVFGKLDEVQEINKDHLLSQLKYRQQEQGPWIIGFSDLFREWIRKAKSVYIEYASAYPNAVYQVRREADRNILFKRFLDDMQKQKVSSKHDWTHYLIAPIQRLQRYTLLLESVEGKMVTDSEEKTNLAKAIAEIRQVTLESDAKVAEQNKRVQMMELNRMLVLRPGFHSVLNLDHLGRELIFQGDLQRMGSKGVRWVDTHALLFDHYMILAKTVTPKEGKDKKYDVSKEPIPMPMLFPESINDEPVQKQKGITAPLGRTTAASASTTQLNKVGANTGRPGLEHVATNSSLGSSLTPTGSNDTEGRILYPFKVKHLGHEVYTLYASSAKDRADWCNMIIETKTRHAKALFSQNAEPFRLRVLADAAFHYDNTSIYARFPSVPVKGTPLDRAIHELESVLGPAQGVAPVCRAQVNCATSFTAFGKSVIAIGTDYGVYISEPSNPRGWQRTVQANRVTQIAVLEEFAVCVLIADRNLISYPLDVIAPVSDFSAPLNDNPRRAPQRLAKDVTYFATAKMKDRMLLFYKRKEGLHTSFKVLEPIFQKSTEKKSRLFGGRKTSGGSAETFRDFDEFFFPTECYSLSLFQTYIAVATAKGVEMLTLDKKQPMSIPDLKAPAIANIASRIQNQKPLGMFRLNENEFIVAYEDCAVYVDKHGDVSRTLIMEYTGKQKKARGAIMYGQYLLLFNDDYVEVRNAENGRLRQIIAGRDVRVLDLGVRGPTGRSTLNPQSHSNGYVQTSSAGSEGSKGTVKIAMSHPELPGRQIVLEMLLNDGHMEK